The Dendropsophus ebraccatus isolate aDenEbr1 chromosome 3, aDenEbr1.pat, whole genome shotgun sequence genomic interval GTCCTGCGTCCCTAAACTCATACGTGCTGTAGCCAGGAAAAGTGACGCATGCACGCTGAGCAGTGGCGCTTATTTCTGTCAATGCTCGTGTGTCGCTCTTCCAGGCTACGTTGCTTGAATGAGTTTAGGACGCTGGATGCGCATGTCATCAGCAGCACGGGAACTGGAGGCCGATATGAAATTAATATTCAAAAGGAGGAGGGATTAGGAACCAAGGATGAGGGGTGACAGATTGCGGCATGGCCGCAACTCCTCTTTAACACTTGGTCACACTAAGATTACACATTTTCTGCCACATGGACGGATAAGCTATAGGTACCATGTTGAATAGGATGCGgtgacctatataacactgtcagcaacttgGGTTGTGTCTGAgtgctgacagaatccctttaagtagcCCTTTGGCTTTCTCCCTTTAACCTTCTCCAGATGAGGGTCTGGTCATTGCTGCAGGGGACAACAAGCTGGCGgatgttggtggagagaaggCAGATTTTCACTGCCTGACCATTTTGATCTTGGAAggataagggtatatgcacacagagtagtTCAGTCAGAAAACTCCATGCGTAATCTGCCGCTTGTCCCCGCGTGCTCCGGCTGCCctctccgctggctccataggcaCCACTATTTGCTCCCGCAGCTTCTGCTGTCCACCCaaaaattgtcatgtcaattcttcaggcagacagcggaatccgctATAGCATATAATGGTGCCTATAAAACCAGCGGAGAGGGTGGTGGGAGCACGGGGACGAGCAGTGGATTGCGCACAGAATTTTCCGACTgaattactccgtgtgcatataccctaaagtGGTGCCAGAGTTGTCTGGCTGTGTCTTACCCCTCCCTTTGTAAAATACATGAACATTCAGTTTTCCAGGGGGAGGCCTGGAAAGATAACATTGTATGGCCGCCTTTAGTGGCTTGATGATTGTTCCATTTAAACAGGGACTCAGAAACCTTCTCATGATTGTGAGGGTCCCTGAGGTCTGACACCAAGTGATTTTATCCTATGGATAAGAGATAAATCGTGTCCCTTTTATTCTTTACATCTGTACACTCGGCTTCTCTAGAGTTATTAAATGGTGCCCTCATGTCAGGCACTGTTCTCCtgctggcaggttccctttaaaaagtgcTGTTTGTGTTGCTTTTGGCTAAGGCTATGGTAACACCAACCAGTTTTTGCACACATAAGAAGATAGGTGGGGGTTACTGTTAGAATAAACACGTTTATGAAAAATATGTCATTATGATATAGAGAACAGTGTCTGTCCAGTTGAGTATATGATATTATTCCTCTACAGCTGTGGCGCTATATCTTGCTCACCAGTGGTGGACTATTGATGATATTGTTAGGACATCAAACTCCTCTCGGGAAGGCCTGCAACAGGTAAGAACTGGGTCATGATCTTATGCTGTATAGTGGATGAATTactgattgttgggggtctgaccactgggaccaacAATGATCATGGGAACaggggtcttagggccctattccaccggacgattatcgttcagattatcgttaaatcgttcgaatctaaacgataatcgttcggttgaaatgcagttaacgattaacgaccgaacgagaaatcgttgatcgctttataagacctggacctatttttatcgttgctcgttcgcaaatcgttcgcattgaataagacatcgttcggtcgttcgcaatagatacgaacgcaatagcgaataaatacggaagaagaaacgatcgcaattacgatcataagtaacgattatcgttccatggaaatgagtgaacgttttcaggtctttcgcaatagcggtcgtttgagatagttaatcgttaacaattatgctaacgataatcgtccggtggaatagggcccttatgtccCCACAGTTTAAATGTAGCTGCAGTTTGACATGCAGCCTGGGAGGACCCCTGTTCTGTTGGGAAGAAAGGTTCCCGGTGGTTAGATCCCACAGATTAAACACTTACCCCTAAGCTGCAGATAAGGCATGAGTTTGTTCCAGTAGAAGACCCTTTTATTGCAAATAACCATGAATCCTTGTGAAGAGATATTCTTGGATCCTTTTTGCAGGTCAGGTCACTAGGAGAAAGAATTGTTCTATATGTGCTGAACCGAATTATATATCGAAAGAAAGAAATGGAGAGAAATGAAGTTCCCTTCTtgtgccacagcagcacagactttGCTAAGATTTTATGGAGAAAGGGAGAAGCCATTGGATTCTACTCGGCAAAGCTTCCAGGTCagtatttatttttagtttttacacttactatTAGCATGTACCATTATTCTGATCTGTAGAATAAAGTATTAAAGTGACAGAAAAAGTGCTAAATTCAGCTCACTTCAAGCATGAGGTCAGGGTTGCCCCAGCTGGATTACCCCTCCTCCGATCAAAGCCTTGTAACCCATTGCATCAGCTGCTATGGCCGGAAAAAGTGACTAGTACCCACACCTCTCCTTGAAAGTGGCCAATAGAGTGACTGAACCCACTATCACtcccactggggggagggggggggggggcgatcggagcggcggcggttgggggtggcgatcggagcggcgggggtgccgatcagagcggcggcggggggggcgatccgggggggggggggggggggggcgcgcgtggccggactatcgcgcgacgactgtttacacggagcgatcggCGAATTtcttgcgaacgacgatttatgaacatgttaaaagatcaaaatgaacgatttttcgatcgttcgccgcgtttacacgtacgattatcgttcgaattcgatcgttatcgcgaaaattcgcccgataatcgtttcgtgtaattgtAGCATTAGTATGGCTAGTAACAGAGTTCCAAACCATCAGGCTATATTTGatcctctaatggtgcgtttacaaaggcagatttatctgacagattttggaagccaaagccaggactggatttgaaaaaaggagaaagctcagtctttcctttatgacccgttccctgtttatggtctgtttctggcattggcttcaaaaatctgtcagataaatctgcctgtgtaaacgcaccataaggctgggttcacactatgtatatttgaggctgtatttgtgaggctgtatagcaaccaaaaccaggagtggattgaaaacacagaaaggctctgttcacacaatgttgtaattgagtggatggccgtcatttaatggcaaatatttgctgttattttaaaacaacggctgttatattgaaataatggaagttatttaccgttatatgacggccatccactcaatttcaacattgtgtgaacagagcctttctgtgttttcaatccactcctggttttggttgctatgaggacctgacttgaggaccaaatactgcctgaagtatactgtgtgtgaacccagccttagcctgtGTTGCAGAGGAACCATATAGAACTGCTGCTAGGACATAACCATTGCTTCTATATACCACTGAAAACTCCATTTgctgttttagtaaaaaaaagagTTGGGAATGTTGGATTATTCATACGaatattcttttattttatatatgtttGTGATTTACCAGGAAGTGTGTGCAAAGCATATCTAACACAAAGCTACACCCTCCCAATCCTGGACACCATGTTTGTGAGGAAGAGATATTGTGATAAAGATTTTGCACTTCAGATGCTTGAAGATTTTGTTGACTGTTTCACAGCAGATGAACTTGGACTGAAGTATCCTCTGTCACCTTTAATGTATACAGGTAATGTGCTACTTATTGCTATATAGTGTACACCTTACAGACATCGTATGCCATCTAATTTTATTTCTTGGTGATTTTGTAACTTGTCCAGGCAGAGGTGCACCCAGAAATATTACACAGACAGGGTCTGGGGTTGGTATCATTATTTTTTAGTGACTGTTGGATACAGACTGCTTCATATGGCATCATATTGATTTTTGGTAGAGACTGGACAAGGTTTGATTTATTTTCTTGAGTGGAATATCCCAGGTAAAAGTCATTTTGTTATGGCTAGTGCAGGGCCAGTGGTATTGCACTACACAGGATTCTCTGTTTCTTTTTCATGCACTTGCCCATAAGACCCTGCACTTCACATAATACCTGTTACCTGGAAAACTTTTGAactgtttttgtatttttacacTAAGTATATGTATCACATTACTGTGTATATTGTTTGGTTTTCCATCATTGCTTATGGTCTCCTTTAATATCTGTATATTTTAGCCTGCAAACAGTATTTAGACAAGTACCCTGGAGACCAGGAGCTGCTTTGGGAAGTTGAAGGAGTCGGTCATTGGTTCCAGAGAACTGTCATCACAAGTATTATAAAAAGAGAATCACAGAGATTATTGGGTAAGATATATATTAATCAATAGAATCATTGCTCACAACATTATTCAAGCTGTTGCAGCCAATTGCAGTATGGTAGAAAAGGAGCCTCTTGGCCAGATTTAACAAGAGCTAATAACATaacagaccttaaaggggcattctcttCTCAACCAACATAGTTATAGGACTCGTCAAGGTAAATattttgtaaatacattcatttagcaaacctgccaccttttcctgatatgctgctgtatgtctgataacatacattacaaaactttttatttttgcttgtactattgatctatgcaagCTTGTTAAAACAACAGTgcctattttaaaggggtacatgCACAAAAAAGGAGAGAGAACCATAAGGTATGAAAATGAGGCGCACACCTTAGATATAAtgcaaaaataactttattactaCCGGCTACAAACAGGTTAAAACATCTAAAATCTAAACCGGGGTATCTGGTTCTCTGTTACACTGGGACTACATATTTTCAGGTGGTATTCATTGTATGCCATTATGtattatgtttattttatgtattGAACACATTCTGGTATGTTTTGCTCTAGTCCCTCCATAGCCCATTGAGCACAGCTGTGTAGCAGTGAGCAACCTCCTGTATCCTAGGAGGATGCCATTGTTtggattttagatgtttttaacctgTTTGTAGCCGAtagtaataaagttattttatttttgcattatgtCAGGTGTGCACCTCATTTTCATACCCTATGGTTCTCTCTCCTTTTTTGTGCATGTATACATTTTTTCATAGGGTAGTAGGCGGCACCCTATAGATTGCATCACTTACTATTTTTGTGGTGCCCACCTCTCCCTCTATAACTAGTTCTATTTTAAAGGGGTCTCCGATTAAAACTTAATAAGATATCGCAGGGGGTTggacctctgtgccccccggtgagctgtattcaaaacagaggagccgggggctgatctggagatcaccGGAATCTcctacttgtctcctatcctttAATTATGATCTGTTCTGTAGTTAATGTTTGTCTCTGGATATTACATGATTGTATGTTTGGTTAAATGCAGTGACAGCAGCAACAAGTGTGAATACATTGCAATTTGCTGCAAAATATCTCTAAttaaactctatgggggacatgtatcaacgggcgtacaggggtttttcggcggaaagtgtcgatttgcgcattattttatttgcaaatggccgatttgcgaataaaatattcgcaaatcggcactttcctccGGGtatgccggggagggggtgtgaagggggcggaacggagggcgcggactcagagtccgcgcgattcaccatccgttccgccaaaagatacgccgaaaacctactccacctttcaggttttcggccgtgtgcaccggagcgcacgggatttatgtaaaggcagtccgcctctacataaatacccgtagcgccggagatgcggggacatttttaagtccggcgtaaaaaacgtcggacttaataaatgtccccctatgtgtgaacatagccttatacacagTTTCATGATAAGTATCCAATTTCATCCATCATGGATCATTCTAGtcatttttcactttttgtttaTTCCACCAGATATAGATGTTGCCAAAGATGATCAAGTATCTCAATCTACAGAGAAGAAGTCAGTGCAGCCACCAGCCGAATCCCAGATCGAAGAGGCACTGGATTTAGAGACTGAACAAAAGGAAGACATTCAGATAGTGGACACCAAGGACCAAGATGAACAGGTGGGATTATTGCTCCATATTACCATCTACTGTCTGCTCATTTACTCATAATGCCAGAAACAAGGTTCTGTAGAACAGCAGCATTAAGGTATATCACATATCACTATTTTTCACCTTCACTGAATCTAGTAATACCTGTGACATACACCCACAAATCCATTCTTCTTCGTCTGGTCCCCtgatcttctttcttcttctttctgttTCTGAGATGACTGctaaggagcaggacctgctagAGAGAGGTCAGGGGACCAAATGGAGTTGAACGGGTACTGAGGGGGAACAGCAGAGGACTTATAAGGTGCCTGGCACAATATTGTTTTTATAGCCTAGGaccggaatacccatttaaatctGGGCTAGCTAAGACCAAGAATAGATTTCAGCTATAGCTTACGCCAATtgtatagaataatggccgttgttcgcagcggccgtcaaattaatgttcatgacattAATTTGCTGCCTTTATTTTGCAGACAGCAGCCATTATTTTCAGTTGTTCACACATTGATTTTCTTTTGGCCATTATTCTGCCTTTTTAACTTAAATTCTATTTAACCTTTTAATAGCCAAACCAAAAAGGGTGTTAAAAGCCGCCAACCTGAACCTGAGTAATGaaccaacagccgttattgcaatgaTGCAGCCAAAGTATGCTAAACAACCCCTATTATTTTAgatttaaaactagagatgagcgacgcAGATTTGTTTCGCTTTAtatgaagcaaaactgatctgtgcTCGTATCCCTCAGGCTGCTGTCTCTGTGCAGAGGGAGGGTACCGCTCAAGGACCATCTGGAAGATGCCATagtggtatccatgttttccagggatacatgatggactcttgtctttttttaactatgtaactatactatgtagcaaaataaaaaagaagcaactttaaatatagaaatatagaagtACACAGCACTTATGAAAAAGTATGTGTCTCTACAAATAGAGGCTGTGTGTACTGTGATTGGAGCCTTAGACTCTGTCCCTTTTATTTGTAATCTATTGACCATGGAGAGAAGAAGGTTTAAATAACTATTTCTCAGCATCCATTAGAAAATATTaaccttcttaaaggagaagtctggcgataatttttattaaagtatcgtattgccccccaaaagttatacaaatcaccaatatacacttattatgggaaattcttAAAAAGtgctctttccctgcacttactactgcatcaaggcttcacttcctggataaaatggtgatgtcacgaccagaccgccatcatcctctctagcagccacagcctgcacagctctcggaggcgggtcgtgacatcaccattttatccaggaaatgaagccttgatgcagtagtgagtgcagggaaaaaagcactttttaagcatttcccgtaataagtgattattggtgatttgtataactttttgggggcaatacaatactttaagaaaaccttttgccggacttctcctttaatgcactaACATCAAATAATAACTTCAACAAAACCCATTTCTTATGCACATGGCCTCACAATATAATGGTATTGGGTCACACCGTATATATGACCCATGGATGCCTTCACAGTTCTGTTATTTTTTTAGGTAGAACCAGTTGAGGAGACAAGTCTTATAAAGGCTGATGCTGACACTATTGAGGGTaaggataattttttaaaaatataaatattatgtAGTGTGGTCCAGCAGATATAGACTGACCGTGGTACCAACAATTAATCATTGCATTTGTTTATTCCACCTTTATTCCAGAACATGATGTGACCCCTGTCTCCACTCGCACAAGAAGCAGTCAGCTAAAGCGGCCAAAGATTGGAAAGAAAGTTGGTGAAGTAATGGAGGAGAAGACTACCAGCCTTGATATTACACCCAAGAAGTAATGGTGGCTTTCTGTGTACTCTTACTGGTTTCTGTTATTCTCCTAATGCAGATAGCTACATATCTGGTTTAGAAGAGAACATAATTAAAGTGTAACTCTTATTccaggtgacttttcaggattTTCTGTCCTGTGTATGGATATAAGTAGCAGGACATATATCTGGCCATTCTATCGCTAGTATATGCCCCACTCTGTGCTGCctcttatacactatatacacaataaaAACAGGGTCTTGTAATCCTACCTCACTGTATCATACCTTCAGAAGTTCTCAAATCAACACTGAGCCGTCTAACATGTGAATCCAACAAATTTTATGGCCAAAAAGTCTGCATAGTGCACAGGCTGTTTCTTTTCCCTGCCCACCCATCCCCTTTAGAACTCCCCCCCTCCTTAGACTTTTATGGGTAATGCAAATCCATCTTCATTCTGTGGTAGACAGCTTTCTCTTGACGATAAACAGATAAAAattgaggggggagaggaggaaacGAGCTTTGTGAGCctagaaggaagctcttttgcctaataaaaatcTATTACAGACTTTAATTTATTCGCttgtactattggtttctgcaaagttgtttgaaatgacggTTACACTTATCATATTCAGGAATTCTAGTGGAGTCATTGTGGCCTCTGGTATATCCCTGAAGATTTTTGCAGGCTTCTTATCTTTTTATGTTTTGGTCGCAGACTGGATTCTAAAGAACAAATAGTGGAAAACTTCAAAGAACTCATTCAGCAGCTTGCAGAAGAAAAGGAGGAGTCGGAAATGAGCAAGCTACAGGAGGAGATCTCAGCAAATCCTGTGGAGCACATGTTCTGCGACAGCCAGGATTCTCTGAAAGAGGAAAAGATTGAGGACAAACAGGTAGAGAAATCATAAGTATAGTTATAGGACTGTACAAGGACCTAAAATGGGAGTACTCTGGTAAATTGAGTTATTCCAACAAGTTCTCCATTAAATAGTACATGCGCTTCTAGAGATATTGATGACAAAGAGAGGGGGCATTGCAGTCATTGGCATTGACATGTTTAGGGCTGATGCCCATTCTGTATGAACCCATAATACAGCTGCCTGCTTTGGGCCCATACTGTATTACACAGTGCCCCTCATGTCCCAGCAGTTGCCCTATTCCGCAATCAGTTAGTTATCCCCACTTCTTAGGATAGAGCATGACTTGATTTTGTGGAACAATTTGTGTACCACTTGTCAAATACCTACTGAATTATAAAAATAGCTATGGCTGATAGAATACAGGGTGGTTTGTATCTATTCCAGCCGCCCAATTTTCAGTACAGACCAGCATTGAAGCTATGTAGAGGTAAGTTAGTTCTGACAGGATGGCACTGTCTGGCAATCATGGAGCACTGTGGTGAACTGCTCAGCTGGTGCATAGACACTGTCTGGCACTTACTTTGTTATGGAAGGTGTCTGACAATAAAGTAAGATGCATGAAGGAAGAGGTAATAGTTCTCTTATATTTCTATTCTAGCAAGTGGAATTGGAGCCGGTGAATGGTGATATCACAAAGGACGTCTTTGTGCCTCAGCTGGTAGATGCACATGAAGTAGCAAGAGAAGCCTTAGATACAGAATCCAATTTAGAACCAGGGGACAGTGATGGAAAATCTCTCACCACGCTGGTTTCTGTTAACATGGACCTGGAGAAATCCTTTGAAGACTCATTTCCAGACCAGGTATGTAAGACTTATTGTTCTCTAACAGGAATGGAGAAtcttcggtcctccagctgttgcagaagtacaattcccataatgctttGGCTGTCTGTTTACTGCATGAATAGTCATTCGCTAGTGGATGTGCTGTCCAAGGTGCTGGTGTTATGGCAGATAGTGAGGGGAAAATGATGTGATATGCATCTACTATGGCTAGTGAGGTTCATATGAGTCAGCCTTGGTTCACACCacagtattattattaataatgataattatatttatttgtagattccgcagcgctttttaaaaaaattttttatacaatacacaggttttatttatattacattatacaacaaattaataaaaataaataaagatacaaagAGATCTAGAGACCTGcttgcaagagcttacagactaggaggactgaagGTGACATGAGAGGCAACTAGTGCTTTATTTGCCGATGGTCCAGCTATTGTACATagaaagtgcctataggtgattgggcgagccagtcacacACCATTGTCTGAGTTCAGGTAGAATGTACATGGCACCAAGGAGATTACAGAGCAGATGGAGAAGggataacagagagagagagagagacgagtttagggaatgttataagcattATAGTGCAGATGTGTCTGGTATTAATGATGCCTGGCTGTGTTTCTTTCAAATATCTTCTTCATGGAAACTTTTCATAACAACAGTTTGTGAAGGTTATAGACCTGATAGGACAAAAGTTCTGAGGGGAATCAAGGGACCGACTCCAACCTCCAAAGTGCTCCTTGAGTGTCGTGGCGCAGATGTATCGTGATGTCCACAAAATTCAACATCCAACCGATGGGATAATGATACAAAGTAGCGGTTTATtgaggcaacgcgtttcggcttgTGTAGTAACAgacaagcctttctcaagccataAAACCCATCTCAATAcaacaacatatatatacatatacataccacCCTATGATGTGGCCTCCAAACACTTCCGGGTGAGGACTCGCCTCTAACTAAGATTGATATGATGTCTAAACTATAATAGATATAAATCTCCATGTAATAGTGACAAAATAAATCATATTACCTTCGACTACTTGATAAGACTCCATTTTCCGTACTGTCCGTGGTCCAAAACCCAGGGGACACCGCAACAGGAAATGACGTTGCATGTTCAACGCAAATAGCGTATCTGCTGGAGTGGGAATAGCACTCAGGGAGAGATCTAACTAAGATTAGCGTAGGACCTTTTGGTCTAAATCGTGCTGGAACGCAACTCCTAACGCTAACTACGTAGCGCATGCGCATGAGAGACATGCGTAGAACCACAAGGCCCATAAGAGCCTATTAACCCCATTTATGCTGGTAAAGAATTCATTCAAGGGCATGTAGTGCATTCGCAACTCTATCCTTACTGTTCATGATACTTAAACATGCTCAATGACCTCATTTAGACCATTGGGTACTAAACTTTGTATTTTGTAGATCCAAAACGACTCACGTCTATTGAGACGTGTGTATCCATCAGCAATATTTAATGGGATCTGTTCAATCGGTAAAATTGTGATTTTGTTGAAGTCACTGTTGTGTTCCTGTAACAAATGTCTTGACACACTGTGTTTTTCAAATTTCCTATTCGTATTACATCTATGATTATTC includes:
- the FAM169A gene encoding soluble lamin-associated protein of 75 kDa codes for the protein MAFPADILENCSHEELDSLSEDYLSYLRCADPDNPEYISSQDGREVPISLSTVGYVPLYGGDQTHKVLALFAPEDPLTAVALYLAHQWWTIDDIVRTSNSSREGLQQVRSLGERIVLYVLNRIIYRKKEMERNEVPFLCHSSTDFAKILWRKGEAIGFYSAKLPGSVCKAYLTQSYTLPILDTMFVRKRYCDKDFALQMLEDFVDCFTADELGLKYPLSPLMYTACKQYLDKYPGDQELLWEVEGVGHWFQRTVITSIIKRESQRLLDIDVAKDDQVSQSTEKKSVQPPAESQIEEALDLETEQKEDIQIVDTKDQDEQVEPVEETSLIKADADTIEEHDVTPVSTRTRSSQLKRPKIGKKVGEVMEEKTTSLDITPKKLDSKEQIVENFKELIQQLAEEKEESEMSKLQEEISANPVEHMFCDSQDSLKEEKIEDKQQVELEPVNGDITKDVFVPQLVDAHEVAREALDTESNLEPGDSDGKSLTTLVSVNMDLEKSFEDSFPDQVLNPDDLETAPHDNMITEETEIQDEEFKERMAAKPSEACLTGEDLTDNGLPGYTEGSPAEECPTADETSALDTGSLEETTVHVSAEALPLLRQGPLLVVELQDVAFQQQSDGQRSIAGDQSEGSVETDQSAQKSRGGESSSEEVETETPNADRRGGLRRKARGYKGPPKRRAKLSA